In one window of Mytilus galloprovincialis chromosome 6, xbMytGall1.hap1.1, whole genome shotgun sequence DNA:
- the LOC143081003 gene encoding hemocyte protein-glutamine gamma-glutamyltransferase-like: MLQLQTNSQDDKGVLVGNWSGSYHGGKSPLDWVGSVAILNEYFKTKQPVRFGQCWVFSGVLTTLCRALGIPARSVTNFASAHDCDGSISIDSFWSESGEPIEELNSDSVWNFHVWNDVWMARPDLPSGYGGWQAIDATPQEASDGVYCCGPASLEAIRRGEVNMPYDTPFIFAEVNADRVNWELNEVDETHNVGVERRSVGMRISTKLPKGRSGCIEHFCYDIQREDVTQMYKYEEGSNEERAAVLQANQNSSKKGLYDEGKISDVEFELVDKDTVPFGNDFEILLKIKNTSKEERTVSGCISTSSMHYTGVPANKIKNVELNAKKVKAKSEKVISVKVTFNEYLPQLVEQCHMKMSCMCRVLETKHTYVHQDTFRLLKPDILIKAPATGKIGQLIKATVSFTNPLPCTLTHCTLTVEGPGLQEPSVLKQSIVESKQTFMTTIEFLPRKVGVKELVVAFNSRELAMVEGSCEITVSA; encoded by the exons ATGTTACAACTACAG ACCAACTCGCAAGATGATAAAGGAGTTTTAGTTGGTAATTGGTCTGGTAGCTATCATGGAGGGAAATCTCCATTAGACTGGGTTGGAAGTGTGGCTATTTTAAACGAATATTTCAAGACGAAACAACCTGTACGCTTTGGTCAATGTTGGGTATTCTCAGGAGTGCTAACAACAC TTTGTAGAGCTCTTGGAATTCCTGCCAGAAGTGTAACAAACTTTGCATCTGCACATGATTGTGATGGATCGATTTCAATTGATAGTTTTTGGTCAGAATCAGGAGAACCAATCGAAGAGTTGAACAGCGATTCAGTATG GAATTTCCACGTGTGGAATGATGTATGGATGGCTAGACCAGATCTACCGTCTGGATACGGTGGGTGGCAGGCAATAGATGCCACACCACAAGAAGCCAGTGACG GTGTATATTGTTGTGGTCCTGCTTCTTTAGAGGCTATCAGACGTGGAGAGGTAAACATGCCTTATGATACACCGTTTATATTTGCTGAAGTAAATGCCGATCGGGTAAATTGGGAATTAAATGAAGTTGATGAAACCCATAATGTTGGTGTGGAAAGACGTAG TGTTGGAATGCGAATCAGTACCAAACTACCAAAAGGACGTTCAGGCTGCATCGAGCATTTCTGTTATGACATACAAAGAGAAGACGTAAcacaaatgtataaatatgaagaAG GATCTAACGAAGAAAGAGCAGCTGTATTGCAGGCAAACCAGAACTCATCAAAGAAAGGACTATATGATGAAGGCAAAATATCG GATGTAGAATTTGAGCTGGTCGACAAAGATACAGTTCCTTTTGGAAATGATTTTGAAATCttattgaaaataaagaatacaagTAAAGAAGAACGCACTGTCTCCGGTTGTATCAGCACGAGCAGCATGCACTATACCGGTGTTCCGGCAAATAAAATCAAGAATGTAGAGCTTAACGCAAAAAAAGTTAAGGCAAAATCAG AGAAAGTAATTAGCGTGAAGGTGACATTTAATGAGTACCTCCCTCAACTAGTAGAACAGTGTCATATGAAAATGTCATGCATGTGTAGAGTTTTGGAGACCAAGCATACATACGTCCATCAAGACACATTTCGTTTACTCAAACCTGATATTTTAATCAAG GCACCAGCTACTGGGAAGATTGGACAACTAATCAAAGCAACTGTTTCCTTTACAAATCCATTACCATGTACTCTGACACATTGTACGTTAACGGTGGAAGGGCCAGGGCTACAGGAACCTAGTGTACTAAAACAAAG CATTGTAGAAAGCAAACAGACGTTTATGACAACCATTGAATTCCTTCCGCGTAAGGTTGGAGTGAAGGAGCTAGTCGTTGCATTTAATTCAAGAGAATTAGCAATGGTGGAAGGATCTTGTGAAATTACTGTCAGCGCTTAA